One genomic region from Chrysemys picta bellii isolate R12L10 chromosome 18, ASM1138683v2, whole genome shotgun sequence encodes:
- the ENTR1 gene encoding endosome-associated-trafficking regulator 1 isoform X1 yields MAGHSRAPRSPSPNPQLWGGEEPGEANPFSFREFVRSQGRGAAPRGASPKAAAPPPPLRLHEPFFPDPSAGDTRLDEEDAEWSGCYQPAAVERAHLAGPGSASPGPSALESFYCDRPDWSGLEDSAPWQLDESDPLGYAEQSLASRGEAGEGPCHPLQPACRDLQEENARLRSKINQLHFFSEIQTDKVKTLEKKLEENKIKEQKEARDLEAMVQHVEENLQLMTKRAVKAENNVIKLKQENALLQVQLKNYKTENEALKTGQSASLAVVKQNADIALQNLLRVITNSRSSIKQLVSGAESLQVVAELLKSIDRISEISDDGP; encoded by the exons ATGGCGGGTCACAGCCGCGCCCCCCGCTCCCCTTCCCCgaacccccagctctggggcg GCGAGGAGCCCGGCGAGGCCAACCCCTTCTCCTTCCGGGAGTTCGTGCGGAGCCAGGGCCGGGGCGCGGCCCCGCGCGGCGCCAGCCCCAAG gccgccgcgccgccgccccccctgCGGCTCCACGAGCCGTTTTTCCCGGACCCCAGCGCGGGCGACACGCGGCTGGACGAGGAGGATGCGGAGTGGAGCGGGTGTTACCAGCCCGCCGCCGTGGAACGAGCCCACTTGGCCGGGCCCGGGAGCGCCTCGCCGGGGCCCAGCGCCTTGGAGTCCTTCTACTGCGACCGCCCGGACTGGTCGGGGCTGGAGGACTCCGCTCCGTGGCAGCTGGACGAGAGTGACCCCCTGGGCTACGCAGAGCAGAGCCTGGCGTCCCGGGGGGAAGCTGGAGAGGGGCCCTGTCACCCGCTGCAGCCGGCCTGCCGAGAC CTACAAGAAGAAAATGCCAGACTAAGAAGCAAGATTAACCAGCTTCACTTCTTCTCTGAAATTCAGACAGACAA GGTAAAGACACTTGAAAAAAAACTAGAAGAGAACAAGATTAAAGAGCAAAAAGAGGCCCGGGATCTAGAAGCAATGGTGCAGCATGTAGAAGAGAATCTCCAGTTGATGACG AAACGGGCTGTGAAAGCAGAAAATAATGTTATAAAACTGAAACAGGAAAATGCACTACTTCAG GTTCAGCTGAAAAATTACAAGACAGAGAATGAAGCCTTGAAGACTGGCCAGTCTGCTAGTTTGGCTGTAGTGAAACAAAATGCAGATATTGCCTTGCAGAATCTTCTGAGAGTAATTACAAATTCACGCTCTTCAATAAA GCAATTGGTCTCTGGAGCAGAATCATTGCAGGTTGTTGCCGAACTCCTTAAATCGATCGACAGAATTTCTGAAATTTCAGATGATGGACCGTGA
- the ENTR1 gene encoding endosome-associated-trafficking regulator 1 isoform X2 encodes MAGHSRAPRSPSPNPQLWGGEEPGEANPFSFREFVRSQGRGAAPRGASPKAAAPPPPLRLHEPFFPDPSAGDTRLDEEDAEWSGCYQPAAVERAHLAGPGSASPGPSALESFYCDRPDWSGLEDSAPWQLDESDPLGYAEQSLASRGEAGEGPCHPLQPACRDLQEENARLRSKINQLHFFSEIQTDKVKTLEKKLEENKIKEQKEARDLEAMVQHVEENLQLMTKRAVKAENNVIKLKQENALLQLKNYKTENEALKTGQSASLAVVKQNADIALQNLLRVITNSRSSIKQLVSGAESLQVVAELLKSIDRISEISDDGP; translated from the exons ATGGCGGGTCACAGCCGCGCCCCCCGCTCCCCTTCCCCgaacccccagctctggggcg GCGAGGAGCCCGGCGAGGCCAACCCCTTCTCCTTCCGGGAGTTCGTGCGGAGCCAGGGCCGGGGCGCGGCCCCGCGCGGCGCCAGCCCCAAG gccgccgcgccgccgccccccctgCGGCTCCACGAGCCGTTTTTCCCGGACCCCAGCGCGGGCGACACGCGGCTGGACGAGGAGGATGCGGAGTGGAGCGGGTGTTACCAGCCCGCCGCCGTGGAACGAGCCCACTTGGCCGGGCCCGGGAGCGCCTCGCCGGGGCCCAGCGCCTTGGAGTCCTTCTACTGCGACCGCCCGGACTGGTCGGGGCTGGAGGACTCCGCTCCGTGGCAGCTGGACGAGAGTGACCCCCTGGGCTACGCAGAGCAGAGCCTGGCGTCCCGGGGGGAAGCTGGAGAGGGGCCCTGTCACCCGCTGCAGCCGGCCTGCCGAGAC CTACAAGAAGAAAATGCCAGACTAAGAAGCAAGATTAACCAGCTTCACTTCTTCTCTGAAATTCAGACAGACAA GGTAAAGACACTTGAAAAAAAACTAGAAGAGAACAAGATTAAAGAGCAAAAAGAGGCCCGGGATCTAGAAGCAATGGTGCAGCATGTAGAAGAGAATCTCCAGTTGATGACG AAACGGGCTGTGAAAGCAGAAAATAATGTTATAAAACTGAAACAGGAAAATGCACTACTTCAG CTGAAAAATTACAAGACAGAGAATGAAGCCTTGAAGACTGGCCAGTCTGCTAGTTTGGCTGTAGTGAAACAAAATGCAGATATTGCCTTGCAGAATCTTCTGAGAGTAATTACAAATTCACGCTCTTCAATAAA GCAATTGGTCTCTGGAGCAGAATCATTGCAGGTTGTTGCCGAACTCCTTAAATCGATCGACAGAATTTCTGAAATTTCAGATGATGGACCGTGA